Proteins found in one Xyrauchen texanus isolate HMW12.3.18 chromosome 30, RBS_HiC_50CHRs, whole genome shotgun sequence genomic segment:
- the cited2 gene encoding cbp/p300-interacting transactivator 2, whose product MVDRMMAMNHGRFPDAVNALQHQHSARRMGMGQFSNALQQQQQQQQYNVIMGDHMHYAGGNVNANHGIRHSIGSGNNMNGGHPNGNLPARFNSQFVGPAAVTNQGQQLAASMQLQKLNTPYYGHHTHPSHHHHYMHELHPASHQLNGTGQQFRESNAKQNTSGVPLPGHHMPAAILPPNVIDTDFIDEEVLMSLVIEMGLDRIKELPELWLGQNEFDFMTDFVCKQQPSRVSC is encoded by the coding sequence ATGGTAGACCGCATGATGGCAATGAATCATGGACGTTTCCCAGATGCGGTTAATGCTCTTCAGCATCAGCACTCCGCGCGCAGGATGGGAATGGGACAGTTTTCAAACGCGcttcaacagcagcagcagcagcagcaatatAACGTCATAATGGGAGACCACATGCATTACGCGGGAGGGAATGTTAACGCGAACCACGGAATCCGGCATTCTATCGGCTCTGGGAATAATATGAACGGAGGGCACCCGAATGGCAACTTGCCTGCCCGCTTTAACTCTCAGTTTGTCGGACCTGCTGCTGTGACCAACCAAGGGCAGCAGCTCGCCGCGAGCATGCAGTTGCAGAAGCTCAACACGCCTTACTACGGTCACCACACGCATCCTTCCCATCATCACCATTATATGCATGAACTACACCCCGCTAGTCACCAGTTAAACGGGACAGGGCAACAGTTCCGAGAGAGTAACGCTAAACAGAACACGTCTGGTGTGCCTTTGCCTGGTCACCACATGCCTGCAGCAATACTGCCCCCCAACGTTATCGACACGGATTTTATTGACGAGGAGGTCTTGATGTCACTGGTGATAGAAATGGGCTTGGACCGAATAAAGGAACTGCCAGAGCTGTGGCTGGGACAGAATGAGTTTGATTTTATGACGGACTTTGTCTGCAAGCAACAGCCCAGCCGAGTGAGCTGTTAA